Below is a genomic region from Fimbriimonadaceae bacterium.
TCCCGCCTCCCGCCCCACTGGAGAACCCCCTAGTTTTTGCGTGTCGAGTGCCCTATGGGAAGACACTAGGGTTACCGCCAGTTGAACGACTGACCGTGCGGCGACACACTCGTGCCGACAGCCTGTGTGCCCCATCTCGTCGAGAAAGGAGAGTGGTCATGCGTCAGCTCATTCTTCGCAGCCTACTAGGCTTCGTAATTGTTGCGGCCGGCGGGTGCAGCTATCTGTTCTATCCTCACGCCAAGGACTTCACCGAGAAGGCAACGGGTGGTACGACCATCGAGACCTTGATCAACCTGACCGATATGATGGAGGCCACTGCCAAGGCCGGCCGACAGGGGAAAGGAAACGATCAGGCTCTTGATGATCTGCACAACCAGCTCCATGCCTTTGACAACACGATCTGCTGCGTCGACAAGAACAAGCGCGATCTACCGGCCTATGACCTGCTTGTCACGCACAATAAGGAGCTCTGGGCGATTTTTAAGCGCGCCTGGAAGTTCAAGGATGACCAACCTCAGCGCAGTCAACACATGGAGCTGTTTGCCACGGAAGTACGGGAGCTCCGGGACTCGCTCCACGCATTGCAATGAATGCCGGAATGTTGCACAGTGCGCCATAGCGGGGAGTCAGGCTCGTTGACTCCCCGCCGTTGCACGATTTTCGACGCTCCCGCTGAAACGTCAAGCCGCCATGCTTGACCGGTCCAGGCTTACGGGGGCACAGCGAAAGGTGCGTGGCGCATGCGTGCCGACAGTTTCAAAGACTTTGTTCTGGATCAACTCGGCCGAGTCCCCCAGCTCATGTGCAAAGCGATGTTCGGCGGCCACGGTCTCTATCAGCGCGAGACGTTCTTTGGCATCATTCACAAGGGCCGGCTCTACTTGAAAACCAATGGGATGACACAACCGACATATGCCGCGCGCGGCATGCAGCCGTTTCGCCCGAACGGCAAGCAACTCCTCAAACACTATTACGAAGTGCCGATCGATATCCTGGAAGATGCCGAACAGTTGACGGTCTGGGCGCACCGGGCCATTGCGCCACCGACTGCGCAATTGATGCTTCCGTTTCATGACCATCCTTCCACACGGGACGTTCTCACCCACGGGTCATGAGCCGGCCGCTCACCACACCCCCTCGACGTCTCTGGACCATCGGGCATTCGACCCGTTCCAACGAAGAGTTGCTCATACTTCTTCGATCTCAGGAGCTCCAACGGCTGATCGATATCCGTCGTTATCCCGGCTCAAGGCGATATCCTCATGTTCATTCGGCTGCGTTGGCCAAGAGCCTCCCCGTAGTTGGTATCCGGTATGAAGACATGCCGAGGCTCGGCGGACGGCGAACGGCTCGATCCGACTCGCCAAACGGCGGCTGGAAAAACGCGAGTTTTCGAGGGTATGCCGATTACATGCAGACGGAAGCATTCGACCAGGCACTCGACGCGCTGATGGCCTATGCCGCAGAAGCACGGACCGCCATCATGTGCGCAGAAGCCGTCCCCTGGCGGTGCCATCGCTCCTTGGTCGCCGATGTCCTCGTCATTCATAGATGGGAGGTCGTCCATATCATGGGGCTCGCCCAAAACAAGAAACATCAGTTGACGGCCTTTGCCAGGGTCGAAAGCGACCTGATTGTCTATCCTGCTGCAACTGATGGGGAGGCCCCGCCCCGCTTGCTCTGAGCACCTGGGATCGACTTTAGAACAACATGGAACTTACCCAAGTAGCTACAAAACCTCGCGAAAGCGTTATAATCCAGCTGAGGATCCGGGATCGCTAGAGACGATCGTACAACTTATGCCGTTACTCGTCGGACAACATATTAGCCCCGAAGAACTCGAACGGACGACCAGCACGTGGCCTCCTGAACGATTTGCCGCGCTCTGCAATACCGTGATTTGGGCAGCGTCAGGTCGTGCATTTCAAGAATTTCCCTCATTCACAACCCGTGTGAACGTGAAAGATGGTGGAATAGATGCGGAATGGACCATCGAAATCCCCGACGATCATGGAGATATTCCTACACCAATCCTACGCCCAGGCTGGAACGTGTTCCAGTATAAGAAGCGCGATGTCCTCGCTGACAAGCGGCAACCCATCATCACCCGACTCCGATCTTCGTTAGTCGGAGCGCTCAAGGAAATCGAAGAGAACTTCGGCAGGAAACCTGAACGGTATGTTCTCTTCGTCAACATTCATCTCACCCCAGGCGAGACGGCCTCTCTCAAAAAGAGCATTCAACAAAACGACGGCGAAGACTTAGCCGCTCATATACAAGTGGTCGGAG
It encodes:
- a CDS encoding TfoX/Sxy family protein, with the protein product MRADSFKDFVLDQLGRVPQLMCKAMFGGHGLYQRETFFGIIHKGRLYLKTNGMTQPTYAARGMQPFRPNGKQLLKHYYEVPIDILEDAEQLTVWAHRAIAPPTAQLMLPFHDHPSTRDVLTHGS
- a CDS encoding DUF488 domain-containing protein yields the protein MSRPLTTPPRRLWTIGHSTRSNEELLILLRSQELQRLIDIRRYPGSRRYPHVHSAALAKSLPVVGIRYEDMPRLGGRRTARSDSPNGGWKNASFRGYADYMQTEAFDQALDALMAYAAEARTAIMCAEAVPWRCHRSLVADVLVIHRWEVVHIMGLAQNKKHQLTAFARVESDLIVYPAATDGEAPPRLL